In one Gossypium hirsutum isolate 1008001.06 chromosome D09, Gossypium_hirsutum_v2.1, whole genome shotgun sequence genomic region, the following are encoded:
- the LOC107892407 gene encoding uncharacterized protein — translation MAPLKPPFPKWYDPNANCMYHTGNQGHSTENCLAFKRRVQGLIDTGVLRFDGVSNVTGNPLPNHTSGNVNAMTNEDNWRAKVYVAEVRTPLRKVKVLDSVERAEEGEICASDNQSTVLPYSVDRPLVIYYEAKKEEVSREVKPSLIIEIPAPFSYKDNKAVPWKYDVNIIVPEGEKSKVMNEDVSEVGHFTRSGRCYSPETVEPKKKVASRSQKGKAPMYEVEDDVETQLEQEVKKAVNEEEAHEFLKFIKHSEYSVVEQLNKQPARISVLSLLLNSEPHRNALLKVLNQAYVANNVSVEKLDRWANNLNADNFISFSDDEIPPNGRGSVKALHITSNCKGYILPNVLIDNGSTLNVMPLATLSRMPVDMSYLRPCYFIVRAFDGTRREVMGKIKIPLKVGPCAYDIEFQVMDITPLYNCLLGRPWIHSAGAVPSSLHQKVKFIMDSRLITVDGEEDIIASISTDAPYIEISEDAVECSFRSLEFINVAFVAEGNKIPIPKLSRGTKMGIKLTVGKGARARKGLGAFKPTHHKGRYDLGFKPDIHQRRKQLQKDRERRIARASGQDLEWEPLAYPPMSRTFTSAGVMYPGQDNPQFTLLIEKDLQNISLNAIDNESDAIKNASMIRPCPPGYVLNNWTAVDLLVVSKSPSDFFHSPFKCSDINGMNNPVMNPKINFEKVVCLGEFEADENVEDCVSSPDLLRMVEQEQKQILPHQESVEVVNLGNEEKKQEVKIGTSISENTRLDLIALLREYKDVFAWSYQDMPGLNTDIVVHKLPLKPECYNQIKMAPEDMEKTTFITMWGTFCYKILLTEYDIVYVSQKSIKGSAIADFLASRTTEEYEPLRFDFPDEDLMCISEKEAEYEACVMGLRAAIERKIKILEVHGDSALVIYQIRGDWEVKD, via the exons atggcacccctgaAGCCTCCATTTCCGAAGTGGTATGATCCTAACGCTAATTGCATGTATCACACTGGAAATCAGGGGCATTCTACAGAAAACTGCCTTGCCTTTAAAAGGAGGGTTCAAGGTCTCATCGATACTGGCGTTCTGCGATTCGATGGTGTTAGCAATGTGACGGGAAATCCTCTTCCTAACCATACTAGTGGCAATGTAAATGCGATGACAAATGAAGACAATTGGCGAGCCAAAGTTTATGTTGCCGAAGTAAGGACACCTTTGCGGAAG GTCAAGGTCCTTGATAGTGTGGAGAGGGCTGAAGAAGGAGAAATATGTGCCTCTGATAATCAATCGACGGTTCTCCCTTATAGCGTCGATAGACCTTTGGTGATTTATTACGAGGCGAAGAAGGAAGAGGTTAGTCGAGAAGTGAAACCAAGTTTGATAATCGAAATACCTGCTCCTTTCTCTTACAAGGACAACAAGGCAGTGCCGTGGAAGTATGATGTCAATATCATTGTGCCTGAAGGTGAAAAGTCAAAAGTTATGAATGAAGATGTCAGCGAAGTAGGACATTTTACTCGCAGCGGAAGGTGTTATTCTCCCGAGACAGTTGAACCAAAGAAGAAGGTTGCTAGCCGGAGCCAAAAAGGAAAAGCACCAATGTATGAGGTTGAGGATGATGTTGAAACACAACTTGAGCAAGAAGTTAAAAAGGCTGTGAATGAGGAGGAAGCACATGAGTTCTTAAAGTTTATTAAGCACAGTGAATATAGCGTTGTAGAACAATTAAACAAGCAGCCGGCCCGAATCTCAGTACTATCTCTATTGTTGAACTCAGAGCCACATCGAAACGCCTTgctaaaagtgttaaatcaagcttatgtggcgaACAATGTATCTGtggaaaagcttgataggtgggcaAATAATCTGAATGCAGATAATTttatctcttttagtgatgacgaaataccgccaaatggtagggGCTCCGTAAAAGCATTGCACATCACGTCCAATTGCAAAGGTTACATATTACCAAATGTGCTCATCGACAATGGATCGACACTCAATGTtatgcctttggccacgctttctAGGATGCCGGTTGATATGTCCTATCTGAGGCCTTGTTATtttatagtaagggcatttgatgggacACGACGAGAGGTCATGGGAAAAATCAAAATTCCTCTAAAAGTGGGGCCATGTGCATATGATATCGAGTTCCAGGTCATGGACATCACGCCTTTATACAATTGCCTTTtaggaagaccttggatccattctgctggggCAGTTCCTTCGTCtcttcatcaaaaagtaaagTTCATCATGGATAGCCGCTTGATTACTGTCGATGGTGAGGAAGACATTATCGCATCTATCTCTACTGATGCACCCTACATCGAAATAAGCGAAGATGCTGTAGAATGTTCTTTCCGCTCTTTGGAATTTATCAATGTTGCATTCGTTGCTGAAGGGAATAAGATCCCCATTCCCAAACTGTCAAGGGGTACCAAGATGGGAATTAAGCTGACTGTGGGAAAAGGAGCTCGGGCGAGGAAAGGTTTGGGAGCTTTCAAACCAACGCACCACAAGGGTCGATACGATTTGGGGTTCAAGCCAGATATACATCAAAGAAGGAAACAATTGCAGAAAGATCGAGAAAGAAGAATCGCAAGAGCTTCAGGCCAGGATTTAGAATGGGAGCCGTTGGCGTATCCTCCTATGTCAAGAACATTTACATCAGCAGGAGTGATGTACCCAGGGCAGGACAATCCGCAATTCACATTATTGATTGAAAAGGATCTTCAGAATATCAGCCTAAATGCTATTGACAATGAAAGTGATGCAATTAAGAATGCTTcaatgatacgcccttgtcctccaGGATATGTTTTGAACAACTGGACTGCTGTGGACCTCCTTGTAGTTTCTAAGTCCCCTTCAGA CTTTTTCCATTCACCTTTCAAgtgctcagatatcaatggcATGAATAATCCCGTTATGAATCCTAAAATCAATTTTGAGAAggttgtttgtttaggagaatttgaagctgaCGAAAATGTTGAAGATtgtgtctcgtctcctgacttactGAGAATGGTAGAGCAAGAACAGAAACAGATCCTAccccatcaagaatctgttgaggtAGTGAACTTGGggaatgaagaaaagaaacaagaagtgaagattgggacttccaTTTCAGAAAACACCAGGCTGGATTTGATCGCCTTGCTCCGTGAGTACAAGGATGTGTTTGCCTGGTCTTATCAGGATATGCCAGGGTTGAACACAGATattgtggtccataagctcccactgAAACCAGAAT gttataatcagataaagatggctcCCGAGGACAtggagaaaactacattcataacaatgtggggaacctTCTGCTATAAG atcctactGACTGAGTATGACATTGtatatgtgagccaaaagtcaaTAAAgggaagcgcaatagctgacttcttggcGAGTCGAACCAcggaggaatatgagcctttgaggtttgatttcccagatgaagattTGATGTGCATTTCAGAAAAAGAAg CAGAGTATGAAGCTTGCGttatgggacttcgtgcagctatcgagaggaaaatcaaaattttagaagTACACGGGGACTCAGCATTAGTCATTTACCAAattcgtggagattgggaagtgaaaGATTGA